From the genome of Symphalangus syndactylus isolate Jambi chromosome 5, NHGRI_mSymSyn1-v2.1_pri, whole genome shotgun sequence, one region includes:
- the LOC129482822 gene encoding uncharacterized protein isoform X2, with the protein MWVGNKGLSFLFFSGMVSSEQGTPRGANCSPSTRGQHAEHSWGEAADSGPAPRTWVWTLRRPAEESAWSLGSAARSSGCPEKSTTLAVSCVTLRKSLSLSTFSSASRQGLVRTYYQQRIPHLPQCPGLKTSC; encoded by the exons ATGTGGGTGGGGAACAAGggactctcctttctctttttctctgggaTGGTGAGCAGTGAGCAGGGCACGCCACGAGGAGCAAACTGCAGCCCAAGCACACGAGGGCAGCACGCGGAGCACAGCTGGGGAGAAGCAGCTGACAGTGGCCCGGCCCCGCGTACCTGGGTGTGGACGCTCCGCCGCCCCGCAGAGGAAAGCGCCTGGAGTCTGGGGTCTGCTGCCCGGAGCTCTGGGTGTCCAG aaaagagTACCACACTGGctgtcagctgtgtgaccttgaggaagTCACTCTCTCTCTCAACTTTCTCATCTGCCAG CCGCCAGGGCCTTGTTCGCACCTACTACCAGCAAAGAATACCCCACCTGCCCCAGTGCCCTGGCCTGAAGACGTCCTGTTAG
- the LOC129482822 gene encoding uncharacterized protein isoform X1, with the protein MLVSCLSSAAERATFVFITNKTTGWAPGVGAGAAAQSSEAAPEAVSGGCVSASLSPCLCLEEAEGPGGTLRTPSLPRRAAQAFAPVRPARHGCVPSRGWEDALSPRRESPGREWAFQSWGAGEGTMPYFQYLIYFSNWTSSRGPFWAQLPL; encoded by the coding sequence ATGCTCGTCTCATGTTTGTCCTCAGCTGCTGAGAGGGCCACGTTTGTTTTCATTACAAATAAGACCACCGGGTGGGCTCCTGGCGTGGGGGCGGGAGCAGCGGCGCAGTCTTCAGAGGCAGCGCCCGAGGCTGTCTCCGGAGGGTGTGTCTCTGCTTCCCTTTCCCCGTGTTTATGTTTAGAGGAAGCCGAGGGGCCTGGGGGGACCCTCCGGACTCCCAGCCTTCCGAGGCGGGCAGCTCAGGCTTTCGCCCCGGTGCGTCCTGCCCGTCACGGGTGTGTTCCCAGCCGGGGTTGGGAGGACGCGCTCAGCCCGAGGAGGGAGAGCCCCGGACGGGAGTGGGCTTTTCAGAGCTGGGGTGCGGGCGAGGGGACGATGCCTTATTTtcaatatttgatttatttttccaacTGGACTTCTTCCCGAGGCCCTTTCTGGGCCCAGCTGCCTTTGTGA